Proteins from a single region of Selenomonadales bacterium:
- a CDS encoding transcription repressor NadR has translation MTNEERRAAILRALFECRRPITGGQLSDTFGVTRQVIVSDIAILRARNVPIVATTQGYVILPVSPTAVVRQTIASHHGADAEELAAELYTIVDNGGMVLDVTVEHPVYGEITGTLRLSSRADVDGFIAKLREARAEPLLVLTGGLHLHTIEARDEKIIERVLNALAAKGYLADERHMQESAAMSRK, from the coding sequence ATGACCAATGAAGAGAGACGTGCCGCTATATTACGGGCGCTGTTCGAATGTAGACGCCCCATTACGGGAGGGCAATTAAGCGATACATTTGGTGTGACGCGACAGGTGATTGTGTCTGACATAGCGATTCTACGCGCTCGCAATGTCCCGATTGTCGCCACGACACAAGGGTATGTAATTTTGCCGGTGTCACCCACAGCAGTTGTGCGGCAGACAATTGCCTCGCATCATGGCGCTGACGCCGAAGAGCTAGCGGCGGAGTTGTATACTATTGTAGACAACGGCGGCATGGTGCTTGATGTCACCGTTGAGCATCCCGTGTACGGTGAGATAACCGGAACACTGCGGCTCTCCTCGCGCGCGGACGTTGACGGGTTTATCGCGAAACTCAGAGAGGCCCGCGCCGAGCCTCTGCTGGTACTTACGGGGGGCCTACACCTGCACACTATCGAGGCGAGAGACGAAAAGATTATCGAACGCGTGTTGAACGCACTTGCGGCTAAAGGCTACCTCGCCGACGAACGACACATGCAGGAAAGCGCGGCGATGAGTCGAAAGTAA
- a CDS encoding MarR family transcriptional regulator, with product MKQTDILKHLTDLFMQIGARAVAEPLARSSADLTNSQLLALRYILLHPDCSLTALAKGLAISNPATTKVMDRLERKGLVVRAQGADRRQTIALLTPAGRVEVQRYLKLQMDAFAELFVAMTPSERDSLQKGLEALSAAAVRQWPGWQQLCLRCGTGCAEADCPLFRYRGA from the coding sequence GTGAAGCAAACCGATATCCTAAAGCACCTTACGGACCTCTTTATGCAGATTGGCGCTAGGGCTGTGGCCGAGCCTCTCGCGCGATCTTCGGCTGACCTGACAAACAGCCAGTTACTAGCATTGCGCTACATTCTCTTGCACCCTGATTGCTCATTGACTGCGCTTGCTAAAGGTTTGGCTATCTCTAATCCTGCGACCACGAAAGTTATGGACAGACTTGAACGCAAGGGTTTGGTAGTGCGTGCCCAAGGCGCGGACCGACGGCAGACGATAGCATTGCTCACGCCTGCCGGGCGAGTCGAGGTGCAGAGGTACCTCAAACTCCAGATGGACGCTTTTGCCGAGCTTTTTGTCGCTATGACGCCTTCCGAGCGCGACTCGCTGCAAAAAGGGTTAGAGGCGCTCTCTGCTGCGGCCGTGCGGCAGTGGCCGGGGTGGCAGCAGCTGTGTTTACGTTGCGGTACAGGCTGTGCAGAAGCGGACTGCCCCCTTTTTCGTTACCGCGGGGCGTGA